The window TGAGGAGTATCACATCGGGAAATTTCGCAGCTATGTCAGGAATTATTTTAAGAAGGAAACTGATATTCTTTTCCCGCACCACCCTGCCGGCAAAGAGAAGTATACGCTTCCCTTTTAAGGCAGGGTAACGGTCTTCAAGCTTTTCCCTGAACACCTCAATTTCGGCCTTTTCATGGTGAAAGAGTTCGGGCTCTATCCCGGTAGGGAGGAGGAAGGTTTCGGTTTTCGGCTTGTATTTATGCACCACTTCTTCAATCTGGGGGGTGGGGACTATCACCTTGTATGAACGGGTCAGGATGTTTTTGAGTATCCCCCGGGTTACGAACCTGACCAGGAAAGGCGGGAACATGGGAAAGTAATTGGGGCTGTAATCTTCCCACATGGTATGGAAGGTATAGATAGCAGGCACGTTATGCGCCCTGGCATACTGGAAGCCAAACTCGGCAATCATGAATTCAGTGTTGATATGAATGATTTGGGGGTTAAAAAGCTCCACCTGCTTAAAGACCCAGTACCATTTGTGGAATTTCGCTATCCTATCTTCCTTGGTAATCAAGGCAGGCATGGAGGGGACCCTGACTATCTTGGGATCATCCTCCCTGGCCTCGCCCTGCACCAGGGATACCGGGGCATCATAGGACTCGGGGTAGGAGGAGCAGATAATCAGTACCTGGTGGCCTTCCTTGATGAGGGCTCTGGAGAAGGAGTCCACCGACACGGTAACGCCGTTAACCCTTGGCCAATAGGCATCGGTAAACATGACAATTTTCATATAATTCTCTAACCCTATACTATCATAGAAACAAGTTTTATGATACTTATATACAATACTTATATATAAAAGGATGGAATCAATGAGTATCGGCATTGTCTTTCTGGTATTGTTCCTGGCCCTCATGACGGGCATAGGCATCTGGGGCATGAAGAAAACCAAAACCCTGGGGGACTTTTTCCTGGGTGGCAGAACCCTGGGGCCCTGGGTCTCGGCGGTGGCTTACGGTACTTCATATTTTTCTGCGGTGATTTTCATCGGCTTTGCAGGCACCCAGGGCTGGCAATTCGGCCTTAACGCCCTGTGGATAGCCATAGGCAACGCGGTCATAGGTGCGGGAGCGGCATGGCTTGTTTTGGCCCGGCGCACAAGGCGCATGACCCAGAACCTGGACACCATGACCATGCCGGCATTCCTCCAGGAACGCTACGGCGCAAAACACCTCAAGCCCCTGGCGGCCAGCATTATCTTCTTCTTCCTTCTCCCCTATTCAGCTTCGGTCTTTAAGGGCCTGGGCCACCTCTTCGAAAAAGTATTCGGTATACCTTACGATGTTGCCCTCTTGGTCATGATAGCCTTTACCGGGATCTACCTTATACTCGGCGGTTACTTTGCTATTGCCATAACCGACTTTATCCAGGGCATCATCATGTTCGTCGGAGCGGCGGTCATGGTGCTGGTACTCTCGGGCAAGGGCGGCGGTTACTTTGAGATGATCGGGAAGGTCGCGGAAAATTACAATGCCCACATACCCCCCGCAAGTCAGCCGTCTGCGCTGACGGTCATATCCCTGGTGTTTATGACAAGCTTTGGTACCTGGGGCCTTCCCCAGATGACCCAAAAGTTTTACGCCATTAAAAACGAAAAGGTCATTTCCAAGGCTGCCATAGTCACCACGGTCTTTGCATTGATGATAGGTTTTTCAGCCTATTCAACAGGGGCTTTTTCCCATTTCTTCTTTGATCTTTCAACCCTGCCCAGAAGTGAAAGCGGCGCAATCCTTTACGATCTCATTGTGCCGACCCTGCTTACCGAACACCTGCCCGAGACCCTGATGGCCCTGATTATGCTTCTGGTGCTGTCGGCCTCCATGTCCACCCTCTCGTCATTGGTGCTGGTTTCGTCCTCGTCGATAGCCATAGACCTCTACCCCGCAAAGGTAGATGCAAAAACCGGCAAGGATCGTTCCGTGGCCATGATGCGTTTCCTTTCGGCCATTTTCATTGTGATTTCTTATTTTATTTCGCGCTTCCAGATCAGCATCATTGTATATCTCATGTCGCTGAGCTGGGGTGTAGTTTCAGGCGCCTTCGCCGCGCCGTATATTTTGGGCCTCTATTCCAAAAAGGTTACCAAAGCCGGGGCCTATGCGGGACTCCTCACAGGAACGGTGGTTATGGTAGCCCTCTTCTTTATTTTGGGATCAAGCAGATCGCCTTTGGCAGCTTCAATTTCCATTATTGTGCCATTTCTTGTGGTACCCGTAGTATCGATCTTTACCCAGCCCCCTGAAAAGGTGCTGCTGGACAAGGCATTCGAGGGAGTGTAAAGGAATTCAAGCATGAATTTGTATGACTTTACCGTAAACGATCGTGAAGAAAATCCGGTTTCTCTTGTCTGCTGCAAGGGTAAAGTAATTTTAATTGTGAACAGCGCTACACATTGCGGATTTACACCGCAATATGCAGGGCTGCAAAAATTGTACGAAGAATTTCATGATAAAGGTCTTGAAATTCTTGACTTCCCCTGTAATCAATTCGGGAAGCAAGCCCCGGGGACTGCGGCGGAAATATGCGAATTCCGCGTTTCTCATTATCACACGACTTTTCCGCAGTTCGCTAAAATAGAGGTAAACGGCGCCAACGCCTCGCCCCTGTATGTGTATTTAAAACAACAGCTTAAAGGCATTTGCGGCTCAAACATCAAATGGAATTTCACCAAATTTCTTATTGATAAAAACGGAAACGCCGTAAAACGCTACGGGCCGAATAAAACACCCCAGGCGATCGCCAAGGATGTGGAAGCATTTTTGAACCGGTAGCATAAATAGAGGGTATCAAGCGGAGTTTCTCCGGACATGGTTACGCTGCCGGTTATTTTAGTCTATGATCTCCATAGGCTTCCCGCAGCAGAGGGGAATGGGTTCGCCCTTTTTAAGCTCAATAGTTTTATTGCAGGTACTGCAATAAACGGTACAGTCCTCCTGGACAATCTCAGGTTCGTATTTGCCGGGCATGTTTTGCCTCCTATGCTTGCTTAATTCTAATCCGTAGATGGCTGGAGGTCAAGGATATTTAACTATGCCTTGTAAATTTATCCCCCGAAAATTAAAATACCCCCATGGAAACCAACCAGCCAACTTCCGTCCTCATCGAAAATCGTCAAATCCGCATATTTATCTCGTCAACATTCCGGGATATGATGGACGAGCGGGATTACCTCGTAACCAAGGTCTTCCCTTCCCTGCGCCGTTATTGTGAAGAGCGGGATGTCACTCTCTTTGAATTGGACCTCCGCTGGGGAATCAGCGAAGAAGAATCGAAGCAAGGCAAAGTCGTGGACATTTGTCTTAAAGAAATCCAGAATACTCGCCCCTTTTTCATTGGCCTTTTAGGGGAGCGCTATGGTTGGGTGCCTTCGGAAGATGAACAGAAAACTATAAGCCAAAACACCAACGTCCTTGAAGATTATCCCTGGGTACGGGCTGAATTAGAAATAGGTACAAGCATCACGGAGATTGAAATTCAGGAAGGGGTACTGAAGTCCGAAAAGAAAGTGAATGCCTATTTTTACCTCAGGTCTCCAGAAATGGAAGTTCCGGCTGAATTTAGAGAAAATGCCGGAAGCCCAGCTGCGCGAAAATTGCAAAATCTGAAAAACAGAATCAGGGGACAAAAAGAGTACTCGGTAAAAGACTATAATTCTATTGAAGAACTGGGACAATTTGTTGAGAAGGACTTTAAGGAACTAGTGGATTCCCTCTTTCCAGAAGGCGCTCTTTCGGAACTGGAAAAAGAACGGCTTGAACAGCAGAATTTTCTTAAAAGCAAAACCAGCGTATATATTCCAATCCCCGGTTACGAAAATAAACTTGATGATTTTATTAGAGGAAAAGAAAGAACTTTGGTTATCACCGCTCCAAGCGGCATAGGGAAAAGCGCATTTCTAGCGGACTGGATTGCAAAGCGGCAAAAAAATCCCATGGAAGGTGTAACCATTATATTTCATTTTATCGGTACTTCCCAGTCCGAAGGTGATCGTCATAAAATTATCCAAAGGCTAATTAACGAAGTTAGGGATATATATGGGATTAAAAATGAAGCTGATGAGGCAGATATACCTAGTGCTACAAATTCAGGTGAAAACAAAGTTGAAGATACACAGAAAAAAATATTGCGAAATCTTTTATTTGCGATTCCGCCAGAACAAAAACTAGTCGTTATTCTTGACGGTGCCGATAAATTGGATGGCGATAATGGACTTTTAAAAAATAATATCAACTTGTTAAGTTGTTTTGACACATATCCTGAAAACGTTAAATTAATTTTTTCAGCCTTAGAAACAGGCTCTGTTATGACCTTCTCTAAAAGAAGAGAATATCCCCTCATTGCTATTACATCCCTTGATATCGAATGCCGCAGACGCCTAATCGCGGATTATCTCTTGTCTTTTGGCAAAAAACTCAGTTCAGTCCAGGTTGAACGGATTGCCCAAGACAATGAAAGCGGAAATCCACTGGTCCTCCGCGCCCTGCTTGACGAAATCCGTCTTTTTGGCGTTTTTGAAAAGCTTGATGCAGAAATTGACCGTTATCTTGCAGCCCCTGACATACCCGCTTTTTTTACCCTGATACTCGGCAGGATGGAAAATGCTTTTAAGAGCAAAAAAAACATTGCCAAGGAAATTCTTTCTCTTATATGCGTTTCCCGCAACGGCCTTAGTGAACAGGAGATCCTAGATCTGAGCGGAGCAGCGCCCCTTTACTGGTCCCAGATGTATAATGCGCTGAGCGGCCATGTCTCAGTACAAAACGGTCTAGTAACTCTTACGCATCCTTTTATGCAGGATGCGATAAAACGTGAATGGCTTAAGACTAAAGAAGCCGAAGAATCATACCGTAAAAAAATCGCTGCATATATGAAAATGGAAGAAGTTCCGCCTGATCGGCGAAACCGGGAATACCCTTTTCAGCTCTATGAATTAAAAGACTGGGACAATCTGTATGCCTTCCTGCTTAATCTTGAAGTGTTTCAGTACCGGTATGAAATGGACAGACACGAACTGGAAAAGTATTGGCAATCCCTGAGGGGAGCGGATGGTAATAAATATGCTTTCGAAAAATATCTTGATATTGATACCGCAGATAAGGACAAAGAGACTTTGTGCATTGTATATAACAAGCTTGGAATTTTTTCAAGAGATATACTTTCCGATCTGAAATTATCACTGAAATTTTATCAAAAGGCTTTAAATATTCGGGAAAAAGTTCTCGGGAAAAATAACCCCAATACTATCACTAACTATAACGACCTTGGTGATATTTATAGCAAAATGAGTGATTATCCAAAAGCACTGGAATTTTTTCAAAAAGCTTTGGCTATCCGGGAAGAAGTTCTCGTGAAGAATCATCCTGATACTGCCTTTTGGTATAACAGAATTGGATCGGTTTATATCAATATGGGGAACTATCTAAAAGCACTGGAATTTTTTCAAAAGGCTTTGGCTATCTGTGAAGAAGCTCTCGTGAAAAACGATCATCTTACTTCCATTATTTGTGACAATATTGGCTGGGTTTATGACAAGACGGGTGATTACCCAAAAGCGCTGGAATTCTATCAAAAGGCTTTGGCTATTGAGGGGGAAGTTGTCGGAAAAAATAATTTTAGTACTGCCCATATCTATAATAATATTGGTAGTTGTTATAACAATATGGGGAATTATCCAAAAGCGCTGGAATTTCATCAAAAGGCTTTAGCAATCCAGGAAAAGATTCTTTTGAAATATCATCCTGATACCGCCGATAGCTATTTCATGATTGGCGATATTTATAACAATATGCACGATTATCCAAAAGCGTTGAAATTTCATCAAAAGGCCTTAGCTATCCGGGAAGAAGGTCTTGTGAATAATCATCCTAGTACTGCCAATAGCTATGACAAGATTGGCTGGGTTTATGATAAAATGAGTGATTATCCAAAAGCGCTGGAATTCTATCAAAAGGCTTTGGCTGTCAGTGAAAAAGTTCTCGGGAAAAACCATAGTAGTACTGCCATTACCTATGAAAACATTGGCTGGGTTTATGACAAGATGGGTGATTATCCCAAAGTGCTGGAATTTTATCAAAAAGCTTTAATTATTCGTGAGGTTCTCGGGAAAAGTCATCCTGATACTGCCTTTAGCTATAACAACATTGGCCTTGTTTATAATAATTTGTGCGATTATCCAAAAGCTTTGGAATTTTATCAAAAGGCATTGGCTATCTGTAAAGAAATTCTCGAAAAAAATGATAATCGTACTGCCGCTTGCTGCAATAACATTGGCAATGCTTATCATGATATGAGCGATTATCCAAAAGCGCTAGAATTTCATCAAGAAGCTTTAGCTATCCGTGAAGAAGTTCTTGGGAAAAATAGTCCTGATACTGCCTTTAGCTATAACAAAATCAGCGATGATTATACAAAGCTCGGCAATAAGGAAAAAGCGGATGAATTCCGCCTCAAAGCACTCCACATCGATGGTCTTCTTATTAAGAACATTCCTCCCGAAGAGCAAATCGGTGAACTTGCCGAAACTGCGGTCAAGCAAAATGGTTTAGCCCTGGAGTTTGTTGCAGACAAGACTCTTCCCATTTGCACGGAAGCGGTTAAACAAAATTCGGGGGCGCTTAAATTTGCGCCTGAAGCATTCAGGGCGCTGCTGGAAGCAGGGATATAATGGCATATTTTAGTTGAAAACATAGGGTTTTTTAGTGTTAAAGAGAAAACGGAGTATTATGCCCCCTCATGCAAATGCTCCCATCAAAAAACTTCAAATCCGCATATTTATATTGTCAACATTTCGGGACATGATGGACGAACGGGATTACCTCGCAACCAGGGTCTTCCCTTCCCTGCGCTGTTATTGCGAAGAATTGGGTGTCATTCTTTTTGAATTAGACCTCCGCTGGGGAATCAACGAAAAAGGATTGAAGCAGGGCAAAGTCGTGGGCATCTGCCTTAAAAAAAATCCAGAAGTCCCGGTAATAAGAAGCCCTTGATGTCGAATGTCGCAGCTACCTTATCACAGATTATTTCTTGTCCTTTGACAAGAAGCCCAGTTCTGTAGTCGCTGGAATTCTTCCAAAAGTTTTGGGTTGGCTATAGAATCGGAAAAATTATCCCGACACTTTCTCAAGAAAGAGCATGCAGGTGGTGCTTAAAGCGGTATCTGGAAAACACCCACGCCTTTTGATATACTTTTTCCATAATGAGCAGTACCAAAGAGACCCAAGCCCTATTGGGTGATGAAGCGGTTGCCCTGGGGGCAATCCATGCAGGCCTGAGCGCAGCTTACGGCTATCCCGGCACCCCTTCCACGGAAATTCTGGAATATCTTATCGAGAAAAGTTCTGGCGGCGGCTTCAAGGCTGCCTGGTGTACGAACGAGAAAACCGCCATGGAGGCGGCCCTGGGAACTTCCTTTGCCGGCAGACGGGCCATGGTAACCATGAAGCATGTGGGCCTCAATGTAGCCGCCGACCCCTTTATCAACGGCGCCCTTTTGGGGATCTCAGGCGGCCTCGTGATCGCGGTTGCGGATGATCCCGGGATGCACAGTTCCCAAAACGAGCAGGATTCCCGCTTCTACGCCAGTTTTGCGGGCATACCCTGCCTGGAACCGCGGAACCAGCAGGAAGCCTACACTATGACCAGAGATGCCTTTGAGGTTTCGGAAAAATTTCATGTCCCTGTTTTGCTCCGCCTGACTACCCGCCTTTCTCATGCCAGGGCTGCGGTTTCAAGCTCTGCCCAGGCAAACCAAAAGCCTGTTTCAAAAAGCAAAGACAAGACCCGGTGGATGCTTCTCCCCGCCTATGCCCGGCGCAACTACGCCAGCCTCATCGAAAAGCAGAGCAACTTCTTTGCCTGGTCAGAAGATTACGCAGCCAATAAACTCGAGATGGATGATCCAAATCAGGATCTGGCTTTTGCGGTGATCACCTCCGGCCTCGGAGGAAATTACTATGAAGAAAACCTTGAGGATCTCATTGCCCATAGAGGAGGGAAAATACCCGCCCGCCTCCACATCGGAGCCTATCCCTTCCCGGTTGGAAAAATCAGAAAACTCTGCGAGAAGGCAAAGGAGCTCCTCATAATCGAAGAAGGCCAGCCCTTCATTGAAGAAAGGCTCCGAGGCTTGCTGCCCAACGCCATCCCTGTCTCCGGAAAACTCGACCCCTGGGATAGGGGAGGCGCAGGCGTAGTAAACCGCACAGGTGAACTCGATCCCGAT is drawn from Leadbettera azotonutricia ZAS-9 and contains these coding sequences:
- a CDS encoding tetratricopeptide repeat protein yields the protein METNQPTSVLIENRQIRIFISSTFRDMMDERDYLVTKVFPSLRRYCEERDVTLFELDLRWGISEEESKQGKVVDICLKEIQNTRPFFIGLLGERYGWVPSEDEQKTISQNTNVLEDYPWVRAELEIGTSITEIEIQEGVLKSEKKVNAYFYLRSPEMEVPAEFRENAGSPAARKLQNLKNRIRGQKEYSVKDYNSIEELGQFVEKDFKELVDSLFPEGALSELEKERLEQQNFLKSKTSVYIPIPGYENKLDDFIRGKERTLVITAPSGIGKSAFLADWIAKRQKNPMEGVTIIFHFIGTSQSEGDRHKIIQRLINEVRDIYGIKNEADEADIPSATNSGENKVEDTQKKILRNLLFAIPPEQKLVVILDGADKLDGDNGLLKNNINLLSCFDTYPENVKLIFSALETGSVMTFSKRREYPLIAITSLDIECRRRLIADYLLSFGKKLSSVQVERIAQDNESGNPLVLRALLDEIRLFGVFEKLDAEIDRYLAAPDIPAFFTLILGRMENAFKSKKNIAKEILSLICVSRNGLSEQEILDLSGAAPLYWSQMYNALSGHVSVQNGLVTLTHPFMQDAIKREWLKTKEAEESYRKKIAAYMKMEEVPPDRRNREYPFQLYELKDWDNLYAFLLNLEVFQYRYEMDRHELEKYWQSLRGADGNKYAFEKYLDIDTADKDKETLCIVYNKLGIFSRDILSDLKLSLKFYQKALNIREKVLGKNNPNTITNYNDLGDIYSKMSDYPKALEFFQKALAIREEVLVKNHPDTAFWYNRIGSVYINMGNYLKALEFFQKALAICEEALVKNDHLTSIICDNIGWVYDKTGDYPKALEFYQKALAIEGEVVGKNNFSTAHIYNNIGSCYNNMGNYPKALEFHQKALAIQEKILLKYHPDTADSYFMIGDIYNNMHDYPKALKFHQKALAIREEGLVNNHPSTANSYDKIGWVYDKMSDYPKALEFYQKALAVSEKVLGKNHSSTAITYENIGWVYDKMGDYPKVLEFYQKALIIREVLGKSHPDTAFSYNNIGLVYNNLCDYPKALEFYQKALAICKEILEKNDNRTAACCNNIGNAYHDMSDYPKALEFHQEALAIREEVLGKNSPDTAFSYNKISDDYTKLGNKEKADEFRLKALHIDGLLIKNIPPEEQIGELAETAVKQNGLALEFVADKTLPICTEAVKQNSGALKFAPEAFRALLEAGI
- a CDS encoding glycosyltransferase is translated as MKIVMFTDAYWPRVNGVTVSVDSFSRALIKEGHQVLIICSSYPESYDAPVSLVQGEAREDDPKIVRVPSMPALITKEDRIAKFHKWYWVFKQVELFNPQIIHINTEFMIAEFGFQYARAHNVPAIYTFHTMWEDYSPNYFPMFPPFLVRFVTRGILKNILTRSYKVIVPTPQIEEVVHKYKPKTETFLLPTGIEPELFHHEKAEIEVFREKLEDRYPALKGKRILLFAGRVVREKNISFLLKIIPDIAAKFPDVILLIVGNGPDLDYFREEAVSTGVEKLCVFTDYMERQDLALVYAVSEIFVFPSLTDTQGLVTLEAMLSDKPVVAIGALGTLMVMGGDNGGFMVKNDPAEFTARVLDLLGDPELYKRKAVEAKAHAKSWSINEIAKKLVGIYQTVIDTYKAEYGESRTPMWEMLMDKRWWKVNNKIFRKKTNRKWREFFMNLANRGPFAD
- a CDS encoding thiamine pyrophosphate-dependent enzyme — protein: MSSTKETQALLGDEAVALGAIHAGLSAAYGYPGTPSTEILEYLIEKSSGGGFKAAWCTNEKTAMEAALGTSFAGRRAMVTMKHVGLNVAADPFINGALLGISGGLVIAVADDPGMHSSQNEQDSRFYASFAGIPCLEPRNQQEAYTMTRDAFEVSEKFHVPVLLRLTTRLSHARAAVSSSAQANQKPVSKSKDKTRWMLLPAYARRNYASLIEKQSNFFAWSEDYAANKLEMDDPNQDLAFAVITSGLGGNYYEENLEDLIAHRGGKIPARLHIGAYPFPVGKIRKLCEKAKELLIIEEGQPFIEERLRGLLPNAIPVSGKLDPWDRGGAGVVNRTGELDPDNVRISLGLDPKPSVLTGADGSPAVKLPPLPGRPPQLCQGCPHGDSYETIKKVVAELDPAEDHPTVAIASDIGCYSLGASPPYSVPESIVCMGASIGMARGASEAGIKYAAAVIGDSTFLHSGITGLIDAVSVDAPMTVIILDNSIVAMTGCQETIVPSARLKDLILGCGVKVEHLVELEAKKQFLDENAIKLKAEFEHPGLSVVIFRRECLEAFRKRQKKGKE
- a CDS encoding glutathione peroxidase, with amino-acid sequence MNLYDFTVNDREENPVSLVCCKGKVILIVNSATHCGFTPQYAGLQKLYEEFHDKGLEILDFPCNQFGKQAPGTAAEICEFRVSHYHTTFPQFAKIEVNGANASPLYVYLKQQLKGICGSNIKWNFTKFLIDKNGNAVKRYGPNKTPQAIAKDVEAFLNR
- a CDS encoding sodium:solute symporter family protein, translating into MSIGIVFLVLFLALMTGIGIWGMKKTKTLGDFFLGGRTLGPWVSAVAYGTSYFSAVIFIGFAGTQGWQFGLNALWIAIGNAVIGAGAAWLVLARRTRRMTQNLDTMTMPAFLQERYGAKHLKPLAASIIFFFLLPYSASVFKGLGHLFEKVFGIPYDVALLVMIAFTGIYLILGGYFAIAITDFIQGIIMFVGAAVMVLVLSGKGGGYFEMIGKVAENYNAHIPPASQPSALTVISLVFMTSFGTWGLPQMTQKFYAIKNEKVISKAAIVTTVFALMIGFSAYSTGAFSHFFFDLSTLPRSESGAILYDLIVPTLLTEHLPETLMALIMLLVLSASMSTLSSLVLVSSSSIAIDLYPAKVDAKTGKDRSVAMMRFLSAIFIVISYFISRFQISIIVYLMSLSWGVVSGAFAAPYILGLYSKKVTKAGAYAGLLTGTVVMVALFFILGSSRSPLAASISIIVPFLVVPVVSIFTQPPEKVLLDKAFEGV